ATTCATAGTTATACTCTATTACTGCCATAGGTACACCCATTATTGTCTAGAAAAGTATTGCAAATTAAACTTTTGTACAATCATCTCAGGACTATTAGGTGCCGATTGATTAAAAAGTACtatttatttaaagtgccactatgatcaaattctCGATacccatttttttacattttccaaCACAAAAGGTGTTTCCTAGTTATCTTGGCAAATTTCAGTCTATCACGAACATTAGAACTCATGTTTTTTTGGACCTTTATTTCCGACAGTTTAAATTTCCTTGTTCCAAGTCTTGATTGAGAAttggagaaaatgacgtcatATTCTCAAAAATACCACACGGGTTGAActtataataacaattaatgTAGAAAATTGCACGAAGATATGTCCCAAAGTTTTTGTTATTCTTTATGCGAATTGCTGTgctaattgttattataatttcaGCCCGTGTGATATTTTTGAGAATCtgacgtcattttctccaaATCTCAGCTAAGACTTGGAACAAGGAAAATTAATGGCGGCCGTAAATTCTCAGAAATAAAGGTCCAAACACCGCGAGTTCTAACGTTCGTAACAGATTGAAATTTGGCAAGAAGTCTAGGAAAGACCTTTTGTGTCCGAAAATATAAAAAAGTGGATATCAcgaatttgatcatagtggcactttaagccATGATTGTTGGCACAAACTCTATACTTGGTTTAATTAAAGCaatattattttgtcatttCAACTGAAACTATATGTATTCTTAGAGCTGAGCAGTGTCAGCAGTACACTTACAACAAAAGATGCCAAAGATAAATTGACAGAACTAACCAACAAGGTAAAGAGAGTTTTGGCATAGTTATAAACAACTGCTTGAAGGCTCACTAAGGTTGGCCAGCTGGTATCAAGTTCATTTTCCCACATTGGAGAGAGAGATACATTCTAACTTTGCTAAGTATTTTACTTTGTGCAACCTTTGATTCCATCAACATTTCCTTTATTTGAATTTCACAGTGCTGGAGTTCAATGAAATAATTCCCTTCAGCTATAGgattcatgttttcttttgtgttcTTATGTTTAACATGACATGcttagattccatgttgcattTTCAGGCAATAAAGGAGTAAGACATTTTTCAGAgctgtttttgtcattgatacTGTCAAAAACAATGTCAACCACCATTTGGGTTTGGGACTTAACTTGGTTTTGTTCCTCTTTCAGTGCAACAAATACCACGAAAGAATCATGAAAATTAAGTCTGGTAAGGCATTTAAGTAAAAAATGTTGCCATTTATACAGTACATTATAAGAAACCATTTCAGGCATGATATCTGAGATTATGGAATGTATTCATGTTTACTTGTAACTACACCATGGTTTGATTCAGGAATTTCACATGGCAATATTTGAGACTAAAATCGAGTTATCACTAAAAtgatcaaaattattttttcttttgtttagccAAAAATCATGTTACTCCTGAAGAAAAGGATAAGGTAAAATTGTTACAACTCTGTGATAATAAACCTTGATTGAAATTCATTATCTGGTTGACCagagtcctgaaaaggactgaTGTTGGTGACTAACATTTCAACAACcagtgcagaagccatcttcacagTCAAGTGATGTCAAATGTTGTGTTTCTCTAAATTTGACATCTCTCCCTTTATTGCACAAAGATATACAAAGAACACAAGCTTTATGTACAATCATGGAGGAAAAGAAAGCACATGGTATGATAGCCTTATTAATTTCTCGCAGTTGGTCATTTCCTGTTCATTACTATTGCGATATTTTTCTACTGGACATGTCCTCTTTCCCTTTTAGGCCACTGAAATTTTGAATGGCATTTTAGAGGGCTATCCAAAGCCAAAGAAACAACTCATTGTATGTAATGTGGCTTTTTTGTATTGAATCAAACATCTTTATTATTTGACATGAGCCTTTGTAACATTCTTGTTGTCATGAGAAAATGTCATTGTACAAGAAATCAATTCAGAACATGCTTCATTTCAAGTATAGGACATTTTTCTAATTGATCTAATTTCTTGTCTTTTCAGGAGGACATTGGTATTGAGACAGATGAAGAATATGGTACAGTAATACCAAAGCTTTGACCCATGTTATTCCTTTTTCTTACAATGTACCAAGAGTGCATGCTCACGTAGCAACTGTAGTTGGATTGAAAGTAATAGTTAATGGTTTTCTTGTTGGAGAAAGCACTACACAGAACCTTGCATTCACACTGTTTGGCATTTGTATGTTTGCCAATCACAAAACCTGCTTATGCTTTGCTGTAATTCCCataagtattttattattgGGTAGTGACCAAATGTCTTGTTATCactagaaaaaaataataacatcaaAAGCATTATAAATAATTTGTTTCCCCAAGGTCCTAACTAGTTTTCCCACAAATAATGCATTGCACTGGTCTGTTTTAAACAATACAAGcatcaaatttcatcaaaaTAAGTCTTGAAATTTTGCTAAGAGGCAAATTACAATGTGAAGCATTTATCTTCCATCAAAAAGCTGATGTCAATAGTCCTATTTTCCAAACAATCATAACTTTTGAATATcattaaagaaacaaaaaagtaaaataaacttgattttttttttttttgggggggggggtcaggGGTAATTTTACGTTGTTTTTTAAACCTTGCTCAAGATAAAATCCCTGACAGGATTTTTATGAAAGATAATATTTGGTAGAGAAAACTAAGATGTAACAAAATGATCCTGTCTCTAGTTAATTTGTTTCCCACGCATAATCTAGAAGCTTCATGACATTCTCATAAAATGTGAATACAAATGCTACATCAAACACAACTCTTCCAAGGCGGGGGACAGTTCCCTTGTAAAatctgtaaaacaaacaaaattaccATGTGAGTTAAGTGGATTCATTCATTAGATCTGTAGTGTTTGTATGAGAAACCTTCCTCTTTGTAGTTCTTCACCATGCTTCCTATTGCCTGCCTTGGTCAACCCCTTCCCTTACAGTACATGCATCACATTACAGCAAATACCCCATAGTTGCTCATAAAAATTCTGAGCATGCAATGGCACCCACATGAAGTATTTAGCTATTCTTCTTGGATTTAATATTCACACTGCAAATCTTCTATTTAGTTTTTTGGTCAACTTACGCTTTAATTCCTTCATATTTGATGATCCTCATGACACAGTCCAGAGTGTTTTTATATTTATGTGCATCAAGACCCTTTGAATAGACAGGAAAGCATTTTAGTACTTTAAGTGTTGATTTTGGATGACAGATACTAAAGAGAGGTGAGACCAGGGCCATAACATACCTGCATTCTTGTTTTAACAACATCAACTGGAGTATTCCCAAAGACACTAGCTGCACCTGCTACACCTCCAATGAAAAATGTACGTAAAGAACCTATGTCCTTACTGGGATCTCCTCCTTGGAAGTAACTCTTTAGATTTGAGTAGACAAAGAAACGGATCATTTGATTGGTTCCTTGTTTGACCACTGTGGCTGTTAAACCCTTGTAAACTCCACCCAAACCTGCAAGGTATCAACTCTGTCAGAAAACAGGTCACTGAAAAGCATGATAATTGAGGATGATCTTTAGTCAtggtttgatgctactctggtttaaaatgaatgcaactcaaATTATGTAAATAGAGGTGATCTAAAGCTGTTACAAGTGTAacaagtgttgtaaagcgcatttgattattccacatagaaaatgcgctatataaatgcaaaattcattcattcgttACAAGACTCCTTTTATATACTcactaataaaaataataatattgttgttattgagGTATAGATGGGTGTTGCAGTTCAAAGGAGTGTGGGCATAGTTAATGTGCCACTGCACATTAACTCTGCCCAAGCTCCTCTGAACCCAGAGGATGGTCGCCCTTTCGTTGACACCTATCTACTGTACACCGTACATATGGCATGCACATTGTATAGGGAATTCAACCTGTCTCTTTAATATGGGATCAACAGTTAACACAGTCATACGCATATGGTGTGAACCTGATTTCAAAGGATGGTCTTCAAATTGTTGGCCTTACTGTAGGACTGTACTGCATAAGCTGAGTAGACAATTTGCTGTTAATTACTACTCTAACAAGATTCCACTGTATATTATACATCAATATAAGTGTAATTCCTAGGACAACTTATTGCACTTTGTATCCCTATAGATATTTCTCACCTTCTGTTTTCACTATTGATGCAACTCCACTAAAGAAGCCTTTGAACTTGGGATTGGGTTGTGTTTGATCATGAATAAACTTGACTTTGACAGTTTCCATTGGACAGACTATAGCTACAGCCTCTGCCACACCAGCCCCTAATCCACATAAAAGTGTCTGAACTTGGGTCAGTTTGCCATCGTCATCAGCCATTTCATTTTTGAGATACTCAAATGTTGCAAATctataaaatattgaaatttgttGTATAGTATAACAGAATAAAGTGCTTTTCTTAGTTAAAAGGTTGTGTTCTAAGTTATAAAACAGTAAAGTAATGAAATGCCTAGCAACTGAACATTTTGCACATCACCTCACCTGACTGAAGCCTTTGGTATGGATCCATATAACAGAGAGCTAAGACCCCTATACAATCCAAAGAAGCCATGATTCTTCACAGTTTTAATGGTGCAATCAATAGGACCCTTGTAAACTGGTCTTGAAGCTCGTTCATCAAGTTGCACCTGTGTCTTAACATACTCTGTGGGAAATGTACAGCAGATTTCCAGCCCACCAGCGATACCACCTTACagaaaaacaatattaatataaATGCTATCAGAATGTGAATCATGTAAAAAATACAGTTAGAGTGCTGAACTTGATGCCTGATGTTTACTAGTTCAAGTCCAGCCCTAATCACCAGCTGGATTAGTCCTGAGTACTCCCTGATTCAAGTCCCAAGTCATCAGCATCTAGATGGGATTCCGGGTTGTTTGAGTTTATTTCAGAGGAGTTCCTCCCGCAAACTAGCTTAGATCAGAGACTTATAATTCGATCATAAAGCTTAAGAGGGTATTTCTTATAAAACAACTTAACATATAAAACCATAAGTTAAGTGTCACATCACTCTTACTTGGATTTAAACCCATGAAAATCATATCAGCTAAAATAATAAGTAAAAATAGAGCACCCCTTAGGCAACTTTCCAATTCAATTCAAGTCACGCAATGTTGCAAAGTGCGCACTCTGACCCCATGAAGACACACCTCTGGAACTCCTCCAGTTGATTAACAATGTAGACAAAAGCAGACTTgtagcaaataattttttacacaaaaacaaatagTTGATAGTGCAGTTTGAGCATAAAAGTTCAAAATTATTAATCCCCTTACTACGAATTCGCAAAGAAAGAACTCGCGTTCCTGAGCTGTTGATATTGGACTGACCTTTGTACCTTCGTCATTCATTCTATTCGAATTACTTATACGGATAAACTCGGTTCTTTCATTACAACAGTATCAGGTAAAAATGGAATAGCACAAAAGAAAGACATTCAACGTAGATTCAGTCAATAGGAAAAGTGGTCCTTCTTCAAACTAGTTTGCTGATGTTTTGTTCACGAATATCTATAGAAATAATTTGATATTTACCCCTCAAGACAATATTAAATAAATGCTTACAGTTAACATGTGTTAAGCCAAGCACCTACCAGCCAAGATCGCTTTCCCTGGATGTCGCTTTCCTTTCCTTCCACCCCCAGGACTAGCGCAAAAAAATTTCCTTCGATAGAACGTCGTGGAATCAGGTGTTGCTGCTAAAGCCCCACGGTAACAACTCTCCAAGGAAGACATTTTCGAAATCTGATTTCACTGAAGCAATCGTTTTCTTCACAGTATTACCGAATTCAAAGTCAGTAACCACGTGAAGTGAATCCGACTGCGAACGAACGTGTCTATCCACAGTGCTGTGTCACGTTTTTAGGGCGCCTCAAAGTGATCGAACCCTAGGAGAACTATGATTGGTTAATTAGCTTCGCATTTGACGTTGCTTTGCATATGCCTTCACACGCTCAATGTCTACGTGTAAACTGATTTAATTAAGGTATGCCTTAGCCTGCGAACGCAGACGTATTTCCGGTTGTCGTTTCTCTTCCCCGAAAAATTACTTTTCTGGCGGAGAGAAGCGACAACCGGAAATACGTCTGCGTTGGAAGGCTAGGTATGCCTAAAAGCACATATAAACCTCAAACCGTCAATGTGGTATTTTTCTAGACCGAGTTACCAAGTCAAAAttaaataatatacaactatgcCCTGAAGAGGAGGTGactagtggtggatatataccgggACGCTAATCAGATTgataaaaaacgcttcttcaatgtcttcttctgaaactttcgcgaaacgacgcgccatttttctctccgttcgcaaaacagtgaatatccaaggatattccaagttacgggagccaatcaaaacgcgcgaaaacggctatccactgatttggtaaatactaattaacaattattcacctaaATGGCGGTGAATAATGGTGGATATTaaccgagccgcgaagcggcgaggtaaatatccaccactattcacctccatttaggtgaataatttttaattagtatataccacacaagttgaataaatagcggaccgataatggaaaaaggcttattctattattcagcggtggacttctcaggtgtcgatcaacggctgcccgaatagcggtaagcgattttttttattgtaaaatgttccgtctcgccttcttaCTAACAAAGACTTTTGAAGGCACTTGTTAACTTGCTGTCATTTCCTCgatggttgagttaaattcctcttgttgttgaaaccaagctgaaaaacatcagatgtttcattgtgattttagtgtgcgacagttttcgtaaacaaggtatttttatttttcgccttagaatatgaggctggagagattaagtAAATTAccattaaagtggtactatgaagaaaatcacatcttttctattgatgccattttaagacataaacaagtagcctgcatgagaagaaaaatgctgtttactattttcaaatatctctttttgttccagagatattcaagtttttaaaatatgcaaattagcctagtgatgacgtcatatactcaaccaagttttgatcaaatatgatgaaaaaagatatatcagccaatttgtatcagaaatgtttcattctttgcagtaagattttACTAAATGTGCTCTTCAATTTGGGCTtcacaattttattcccatggcaacatactgggttccagacctccccaatattaagggtatttctggccaccctctgtgttcagttttcatatttggaagtgttgcctgatatacatgatccaacaagcatattagcataagtttgtggcttcgTACAACggttttcgagctgaaaatcacttacatattgatatcaagtgggtggggactggaaaagaatgagttgccatggcaacgaaatgttttatagccttaggtgtgttttctatagaactattagcctgccaagatCTGCGCTGccaattggccaagatagctctatttacataaatgatgtagtattgggttgagtggatgacatcatcagtcatctcatttgcataattt
The nucleotide sequence above comes from Acropora muricata isolate sample 2 chromosome 12, ASM3666990v1, whole genome shotgun sequence. Encoded proteins:
- the LOC136892425 gene encoding tricarboxylate transport protein, mitochondrial-like produces the protein MSSLESCYRGALAATPDSTTFYRRKFFCASPGGGRKGKRHPGKAILAGGIAGGLEICCTFPTEYVKTQVQLDERASRPVYKGPIDCTIKTVKNHGFFGLYRGLSSLLYGSIPKASVRFATFEYLKNEMADDDGKLTQVQTLLCGLGAGVAEAVAIVCPMETVKVKFIHDQTQPNPKFKGFFSGVASIVKTEGLGGVYKGLTATVVKQGTNQMIRFFVYSNLKSYFQGGDPSKDIGSLRTFFIGGVAGAASVFGNTPVDVVKTRMQGLDAHKYKNTLDCVMRIIKYEGIKAFYKGTVPRLGRVVFDVAFVFTFYENVMKLLDYAWETN